In Vitis vinifera cultivar Pinot Noir 40024 chromosome 11, ASM3070453v1, a genomic segment contains:
- the LOC100259459 gene encoding ras-related protein RHN1 isoform X1, with protein sequence MARTGNKNIQAKLVLLGDMGTGKTSLVLRFVKGQFYDFQESTIGAAFFTQVLSLNEATIKFDIWDTAGQERYHSLAPMYYRGAAAAVVVYDITSMDSFERAKKWVQELQRQGNPNLLMILVANKADLETKREVENEKGEQYAKENGLLFFETSAKTAQNVNELFYEIAKNLAKACPSRPGGIKLHRRSQERGRRLFCCSG encoded by the exons ATGGCCAGGACTGGCAACAAGAACATACAAGCCAAGCTG GTGCTTCTTGGGGACATGGGAACTGGGAAAACCAGTCTAGTGCTGAGATTTGTCAAAGGGCAATTTTATGATTTCCAG GAATCAACAATTGGAGCAGCCTTCTTCACTCAGGTTTTATCACTGAATGAGGCCactataaaatttgatatatgggACACAGCAGGACAAGAACGATATCATAGCTTGGCTCCTATGTACTATCGTGGTGCAGCTGCTGCCGTTGTGGTGTATGACATTACAAGCATG GATTCATTTGAACGAGCTAAAAAGTGGGTTCAAGAACTGCAAAGACAAG GAAATCCAAATCTGTTAATGATTTTAGTGGCGAACAAAGCTGACTTGGAAACAAAGAGAGAGGTGGAGAATGAG AAAGGTGAGCAATATGCTAAAGAAAATGGCTTGTTATTCTTTGAAACATCTGCAAAAACTGCTCAGAATGTCAACGAGCTCTTTTATGAAATAG CAAAGAATTTGGCAAAAGCCTGTCCTTCACGCCCAGGTGGAATTAAACTGCACAGAAGATCACAAGAAAGGGGTAGAAGACTGTTTTGTTGCTCTGGATGA
- the LOC104880647 gene encoding uncharacterized protein LOC104880647 yields MLDGLLGRGFTSKCKSWIKGTRTRIDVIRRKRDATQKFLKKDVADLLANGLDINAFGRVEGLLKELMLSWCYDFVEQSCDCILKHLSIMQKQSECPEECREAVSSLMFAAARFSDLPELRDLRNIFQEKYGNYVEHFVNKEFAENLTSKPPTREKKIQLMQDIASEFSIRWDSRTFEQTMSKPSASVPEKPKKVGSFNVIDDKHKLPNGQDTVLKRYKSDTSSRERHEGTNKGQKLQSDREGNHTNNLYQPLNSREAHDIPFQGRQELTADRHKMFIGKDAASETIRSGSSSHGKRHEGIDGAYKLHNIGENTVSKRENQETLSHGKSNSSATHVERLIKSDDRAVPFAGNKNTGQHNTGKSIREVEEVEKSYYNNAIPPPYVKPPKSSKHGANKGSKRAPIDPSTHNRAGATNTADGIQIRSDHLDHERQVFGSENGHHDHDRQVAGPARMNNRHDKSYQHQDDLTGDPIPKTRSSRRRHSRSPSSHNDVGNFEDSEAPVDPSIHIRASAKNRSERIQGGSDRSDHEGQFVGPVGHGHEKDYYYQDDITGDPLRRPRSLRRRRSKSLSHEDSDHIEGAGVVKRNSSSRRREHSRRGMQVVLDDGRYEIDEEERIIDRLLLHYSKKPTAYEPGKVRKKSKAHPSHHSGESPENESKEGPGVKSEIVPTTARSVSLPREQTSTSEATKVFARTKSFQPDMLNQARHVHPKLPDYDDLAARFAALKGR; encoded by the exons ATTAGGTCGAGGATTTACTTCGAAATG TAAATCGTGGATCAAGGGAACAAGGACTCGAATCGATGTGATACGGAGGAAGAGGGACGCGACGCAGAAGTTTCTGAAGAAAGATGTCGCCGATCTGCTTGCTAATGGTCTCGATATCAATGCTTTTGGAAGG GTTGAAGGACTTTTAAAGGAACTGATGCTCTCATGGTGTTACGATTTTGTTGAGCAATCTTGCGATTGTATACTGAAGCATCTTTCAATCATGCAAAAGCAGAG TGAATGCCCTGAGGAATGCAGGGAGGCTGTGTCATCCCTAATGTTTGCTGCTGCTAGATTTTCTGATTTACCAGAATTGCGTGACCTCAGGAATATATTTCAAGAGAAATATGGGAATTATGTGGAACATTTTGTGAATAAAGAG TTTGCTGAGAATTTAACTTCAAAGCCTCCTACAAGGGAGAAGAAAATCCAATTAATGCAAGATATAGCATCAGAGTTTTCCATTAGGTGGGACTCCAGGACTTTTGAACAGACAATGTCTAAGCCCTCTGCATCTGTGCCA GAAAAACCTAAGAAAGTTGGGTCTTTCAATGTGATCGATGATAAACATAAATTACCCAATGGCCAGGACACAGTACTAAAAAGATATAAATCTGATACTTCATCTAGGGAAAGGCATGAAGGTACCAATAAAGGGCAGAAATTGCAGAGTGACAGAGAGGGCAATCATACCAACAACTTATACCAGCCACTCAATAGCAGGGAAGCCCATGATATTCCATTTCAAGGCAGGCAAGAACTTACTGCTGATAGACACAAGATGTTTATTGGAAAGGATGCTGCCTCTGAAACAATTAGATCAGGTAGTTCATCTCATGGTAAACGACACGAAGGCATTGATGGTGCGTACAAGCTTCATAATATTGGGGAAAATACTGTCTCTAAAAGAGAGAACCAGGAGACTTTATCTCATGGAAAATCAAATTCTTCTGCTACCCATGTAGAACGGCTGATTAAGAGTGATGACAGAGCTGTGCCCTTTGCTGGTAATAAAAACACCGGTCAGCACAATACTGGGAAATCAATTAGGGAAGTTGAAGAGGTAGAAAAATCCTACTATAACAATGCCATCCCTCCTCCATATGTGAAACCACCGAAATCTAGCAAACATGGGGCCAACAAAGGATCAAAGCGTGCTCCCATAGATCCTTCAACACATAACAGAGCTGGTGCCACTAATACAGCAGACGGGATCCAAATAAGATCAGATCATCTTGACCATGAGAGGCAGGTTTTTGGATCTGAAAATGGTCATCATGACCATGACCGGCAGGTTGCTGGACCTGCAAGGATGAATAACCGTCATGACAAATCTTATCAGCATCAAGATGATTTAACTGGTGATCCCATACCAAAAACAAGATCAAGCAGGAGGAGACATTCAAGATCACCATCCAGCCACAATGATGTTGGTAATTTTGAAGATTCTGAAGCCCCCGTGGACCCTTCTATCCATATCAGAGCCAGTGCCAAAAATAGGTCTGAGAGGATCCAAGGAGGATCAGATCGTTCTGATCATGAGGGGCAATTTGTTGGGCCTGTGGGTCATGGTCATGAGAAAGATTACTATTATCAAGATGATATAACTGGTGACCCCTTGCGAAGACCTAGATCATTGAGGAGGAGACGCTCTAAATCTTTGAGTCATGAAGATAGTGACCATATTGAAGGTGCAGGAGTTGTAAAGAGAAATTCAAGTAGCAGGAGAAGAGAGCACTCAAGACGAGGTATGCAAGTTGTGCTTGATGATGGACGATATGAGATAGATGAAGAGGAAAGGATAATAGATCGACTGTTGTTACATTATAGTAAGAAACCAACAGCCTATGAGCCAGGAAAGGTGAGGAAGAAATCTAAAGCCCATCCTTCACATCACTCGGGTGAATCGCcagaaaatgaaagcaaagagGGTCCTGGTGTGAAGTCAGAGATCGTTCCTACCACAGCGAGATCGGTTTCTCTCCCCAGGGAACAAACATCTACTTCTGAAGCAACTAAAGTATTTGCTCGCACTAAATCTTTTCAACCGGATATGTTGAACCAGGCACGGCACGTGCATCCTAAGCTACCAGATTATGATGATTTGGCTGCTCGGTTTGCAGCCTTGAAAGGGAGGTAA
- the LOC100247556 gene encoding uncharacterized protein LOC100247556 — translation MKGSSKLVMGATLLMAVLLAIVLGLVLVLLAELYCSLLQRRRRPLVTATSDSILTANTCSPQPSQAQVQSALPPPPPLASFYSQGVLRAPRSFLFPAVSSEEDKAEMKKQHSQIQTILEVQTPQSNTSPHRIGLLAASPPPPPSAPSKPIQQGGGSSCNEGVCGSGEDFIYISNPIYDNEANRPSLVDTPFETPDTSPSRLEMGSSSGEDEVAQPCQSSPSSPPTTPPLTPMKKLPAEACSVSLRDARSLGTSGSDSNSINGPSSSSSGSPRTSPSW, via the coding sequence ATGAAAGGGTCTTCCAAGTTGGTAATGGGAGCAACGCTGCTGATGGCGGTGCTCCTGGCCATAGTGTTAGGCCTGGTCCTGGTGCTGTTGGCGGAGCTCTACTGCTCTCTTTTGCAGCGCAGGCGTCGACCACTGGTCACCGCCACCTCCGATTCCATCCTCACAGCCAACACTTGCTCTCCTCAGCCTTCACAGGCCCAAGTCCAATCAGCTCTTCCTCCCCCTCCTCCCCTCGCTAGTTTCTACTCTCAAGGGGTTCTTCGCGCTCCTAGAAGCTTCCTCTTCCCTGCTGTGTCTAGCGAGGAAGACAAGGCGGAGATGAAGAAGCAGCATTCTCAGATTCAAACAATTCTTGAAGTGCAGACTCCACAATCAAACACCAGTCCCCACAGAATCGGTCTTCTTGCAGCTTCACCTCCACCACCTCCATCAGCTCCATCCAAACCAATTCAACAAGGTGGTGGCAGTAGTTGCAATGAAGGAGTCTGCGGTAGTGGAGAGGATTTTATCTACATATCCAATCCCATTTATGACAACGAGGCAAACCGACCAAGCCTGGTGGACACCCCATTTGAAACCCCGGACACATCGCCTTCGCGTTTAGAAATGGGAAGTTCTTCTGGTGAGGATGAGGTAGCCCAGCCATGTCAGTCCAGCCCTTCCTCGCCACCAACCACTCCTCCATTAACTCCAATGAAGAAGCTCCCAGCCGAGGCTTGTTCGGTTTCACTGAGAGATGCCCGGTCTCTTGGCACTTCAGGCAGTGATTCTAACAGCATCAATGGcccttcatcatcatcatccggGTCTCCTCGCACTTCCCCTTCATGGTGA
- the LOC100259459 gene encoding ras-related protein RHN1 isoform X2: MGTGKTSLVLRFVKGQFYDFQESTIGAAFFTQVLSLNEATIKFDIWDTAGQERYHSLAPMYYRGAAAAVVVYDITSMDSFERAKKWVQELQRQGNPNLLMILVANKADLETKREVENEKGEQYAKENGLLFFETSAKTAQNVNELFYEIAKNLAKACPSRPGGIKLHRRSQERGRRLFCCSG; this comes from the exons ATGGGAACTGGGAAAACCAGTCTAGTGCTGAGATTTGTCAAAGGGCAATTTTATGATTTCCAG GAATCAACAATTGGAGCAGCCTTCTTCACTCAGGTTTTATCACTGAATGAGGCCactataaaatttgatatatgggACACAGCAGGACAAGAACGATATCATAGCTTGGCTCCTATGTACTATCGTGGTGCAGCTGCTGCCGTTGTGGTGTATGACATTACAAGCATG GATTCATTTGAACGAGCTAAAAAGTGGGTTCAAGAACTGCAAAGACAAG GAAATCCAAATCTGTTAATGATTTTAGTGGCGAACAAAGCTGACTTGGAAACAAAGAGAGAGGTGGAGAATGAG AAAGGTGAGCAATATGCTAAAGAAAATGGCTTGTTATTCTTTGAAACATCTGCAAAAACTGCTCAGAATGTCAACGAGCTCTTTTATGAAATAG CAAAGAATTTGGCAAAAGCCTGTCCTTCACGCCCAGGTGGAATTAAACTGCACAGAAGATCACAAGAAAGGGGTAGAAGACTGTTTTGTTGCTCTGGATGA